From a single Arachis hypogaea cultivar Tifrunner chromosome 3, arahy.Tifrunner.gnm2.J5K5, whole genome shotgun sequence genomic region:
- the LOC112790311 gene encoding LEAF RUST 10 DISEASE-RESISTANCEUS RECEPTOR-LIKE PROTEIN KINASE-like 2.4: MMSNTILVFFFFFFTTLQQSYSENNDTSYSICSKPFSCGTRITNASYPFWGGNRPQFCGTNGFKLTCTNNTTSLQIASQKFHVLAINQTQSTMRLVRTDFVYDRCSSNLTNTSLNGSPFHFLPNTLHNITIFYDCPSGDHYTNNFTCQNDSSKRGFYAVNVTRAQQFRNCGVSVQVQVSGSVGNNLKGALDEGFDVQYDADLSSKCKTCTESGGVCGTNNETDSSQFSCYCLTGTHASACSSHKSSSKHKVLKLVLGFLGTGIGLPLIAVIICRNKAKVWKFIKNQLGLMNKHDRNIEAFLESQGPLGIKRYNFSDVKKMTNSFKVKLGEGGYGSVYKGKLPNGSSVAVKMLNDSKRNNGEEFVNEVASISKTSHVNVVTLVGFCLEGSRKALIYEFMPNGSLEKFVHKKADQSTPALSWDKLYQIAIGIAKGLEYLHKGCNTKIVHFDIKPHNILLDENYRPKISDFGLAKLGTKDESIMSMSYARGTVGYVAPEMCNKSFGGVSHKSDVYSYGMMLLEMVGGQKNANVEASRSSEIYFPQLVIYKKLEVGSDLGLDGVMSTEENELAKKMIMVGLWCIQTIPSQRPTISRVIDMLEGSMDSMEMPPKPTMSSPPRSTTDFSTASLSGDSC; encoded by the exons ATGATGAGCAACAccattcttgttttctttttcttcttctttacaaCTCTGCAGCAATCCTACTCTGAAAACAATGACACCTCATACTCCATTTGCAGCAAACCATTCAGCTGCGGAACACGCATCACCAACGCATCCTACCCTTTCTGGGGAGGGAACAGACCCCAGTTTTGTGGAACCAATGGTTTCAAACTCACCTGCACCAACAACACTACTTCACTTCAAATTGCTTCGCAAAAGTTCCATGTACTTGCCATAAACCAAACTCAGAGTACCATGAGACTCGTCAGAACAGACTTTGTCTATGATCGCTGTTCTTCCAACCTCACCAACACTTCTCTCAATGGAAGTCCCTTTCATTTTCTCCCAAACACTCTTCACAATATCACTATATTCTACGATTGTCCATCTGGGGATCATTACACCAACAATTTTACGTGCCAGAATGATAGCAGCAAACGTGGTTTCTATGCTGTCAATGTAACTCGGGCTCAGCAGTTTCGGAACTGTGGGGTTAGTGTTCAAGTGCAAGTTTCAGGTTCTGTAGGGAATAATCTCAAGGGAGCATTGGATGAAGGGTTTGATGTGCAGTATGATGCAGACTTGTCTTCAAAGTGCAAAACATGCACGGAATCTGGAGGAGTATGTGGCACCAATAACGAAACTGATTCCTCTCAGTTTTCATGTTATTGCCTCACTGGAACTCATGCTTCTGCTTGTTCTTCTCATAAAA GTAGTTCGAAGCACAAAGTCTTGAAGCTAGTTTTAG GTTTCCTAGGAACTGGAATTGGACTACCTCTGATTGCTGTGATCATATGCCGCAATAAAGCTAAGGTGTGGAAGTTCATAAAGAATCAATTAGGATTGATGAATAAGCATGATCGAAATATAGAAGCCTTTCTAGAAAGCCAAGGCCCACTTGgtataaaaagatataatttctCTGACGTGAAGAAAATGACCAACTCCTTCAAAGTCAAACTTGGAGAAGGAGGTTATGGTTCTGTTTACAAGGGAAAATTACCCAATGGTTCCTCTGTGGCTGTAAAGATGCTCAATGACTCCAAAAGGAATAACGGCGAAGAATTCGTCAATGAAGTTGCCAGCATTAGCAAAACATCTCATGTTAATGTTGTCACTCTTGTCGGATTTTGCCTCGAAGGAAGCAGAAAAGCTCTTATTTATGAATTCATGCCTAATGGTTCTCTCGAAAAATTTGTTCACAAAAAGGCCGATCAAAGCACTCCGGCCCTGAGTTGGGACAAGTTGTACCAGATTGCAATCGGGATAGCTAAAGGATTGGAGTACTTGCACAAAGGATGCAACACTAAGATTGTGCATTTTGATATTAAGCCTCATAATATTCTCTTGGACGAAAATTATCGTCCAAAGATATCAGATTTTGGACTAGCTAAGCTCGGCACAAAGGATGAGAGCATTATGTCAATGTCATATGCTAGAGGCACAGTTGGATATGTGGCTCCGGAGATGTGCAACAAGAGTTTCGGAGGTGTATCTCATAAATCTGATGTTTATAGCTACGGAATGATGCTGCTAGAAATGGTTGGAGGGCAGAAGAATGCGAATGTTGAAGCGAGTCGGTCGAGCGAGATATACTTTCCACAATTGGTGATTTACAAGAAGCTTGAGGTTGGGAGTGACTTGGGGCTTGATGGGGTGATGAGCACAGAAGAAAATGAGTTGGCGAAGAAAATGATTATGGTGGGTTTGTGGTGCATTCAGACAATTCCCTCTCAAAGGCCAACCATAAGCAGAGTGATTGACATGTTGGAAGGTAGCATGGATTCTATGGAAATGCCACCAAAACCAACCATGTCATCTCCTCCAAGATCCACAACAGACTTTTCCACTGCATCATTGTCAGGGGATAGTTGTTGA